Proteins encoded together in one Rossellomorea sp. y25 window:
- a CDS encoding ABC transporter permease subunit: MRLLTFPLKFMFYYILGLIGILAVSIAPEVFKERGLYNFVGFFEEFIKFVFVFLDRENWSYSYKGITVDFLDMLWGPYLYSLQIIGGALGLGLGIAFILTLFTVFLPRWVTSSLKKVLNLFETVPDLMFAFMLQLLIVYGIKHFGFELMKFTEFGDEKIFLAPIITLSIIPMISFFRILLFIMEEEMLKPHIEFAQSKGMSKGRILFAHVLKNISPSLFYHGKLIIWGMLSSLFIIETIFNMRGITYYIVQDFRPMVIAISLMMIYTPFFVVYQGVYLWINREGSVDHSKYKRDKTRWNEWKIWGWLSTIRRLWWQHMHNGKFAIGFSVIFLLIVISFLYPVMKEEPIKQIQFMKNDEGRIISAPPHKPFGEMILGSDFFGYSILDQLIVGAKYTLLFALVVASLRVIGGFYLGIAYHFHLKENRKNWLDRMVDSIHFLPLSLIAYLLLRPVLWGLPVLGWEHSIFERLVFEAVVLTILVLPLTTVLIGNELKLLGKQDFVLSAKLLGGSNRHLLWTHLFPHLAPRLFIIWGQQFIQTLLILVHLGLFHLFLGGTIITGGLVPDPPKSGTFEWSGLISSTKDSLMTGKYWIVIAPLAAFMIAIIAMQLIVQGVKEIQQTKVGVLVNNTPIKNKHELVKNKTYRPVVEDFHLVRQQSFKG; encoded by the coding sequence ATGAGGCTTCTCACATTTCCGCTGAAATTTATGTTCTATTATATTCTCGGGTTGATTGGTATTTTAGCCGTGAGTATCGCACCTGAAGTATTTAAGGAGAGGGGTCTGTATAATTTTGTCGGATTCTTTGAAGAGTTCATTAAATTTGTTTTTGTATTTTTGGACCGTGAAAATTGGAGCTATTCCTATAAAGGGATAACCGTCGATTTTCTGGACATGCTTTGGGGACCTTATCTGTATTCTTTGCAGATTATCGGCGGAGCATTGGGTTTGGGCCTGGGAATAGCATTCATCCTTACACTATTCACAGTGTTTTTGCCCCGATGGGTTACGTCTTCTCTAAAGAAAGTATTAAACCTATTTGAGACGGTACCTGACTTAATGTTTGCGTTTATGCTCCAGCTTCTCATTGTGTATGGTATAAAGCATTTCGGCTTCGAATTAATGAAATTTACAGAGTTTGGGGATGAAAAGATCTTTCTTGCTCCTATCATCACATTATCGATTATTCCCATGATCTCTTTCTTTCGTATTCTTCTTTTTATTATGGAAGAAGAGATGCTTAAGCCACATATAGAGTTTGCCCAAAGTAAGGGAATGTCAAAAGGCAGGATCCTCTTTGCCCACGTACTGAAAAATATTTCTCCAAGCCTGTTTTATCATGGAAAGCTGATTATTTGGGGGATGCTGTCGAGCTTATTTATCATTGAAACGATTTTCAATATGAGAGGAATCACGTATTATATCGTCCAGGACTTCAGACCGATGGTCATAGCCATCTCGCTGATGATGATTTACACACCTTTTTTTGTTGTGTATCAAGGTGTATATCTATGGATTAATCGGGAGGGAAGCGTCGATCATTCCAAATATAAAAGGGATAAAACGAGGTGGAATGAATGGAAGATATGGGGCTGGCTTTCTACGATTAGACGGCTTTGGTGGCAGCATATGCATAATGGGAAGTTTGCCATCGGCTTTAGTGTCATCTTTCTCTTGATTGTTATCAGTTTCCTTTATCCAGTCATGAAAGAAGAGCCGATTAAACAAATTCAGTTTATGAAGAACGATGAGGGACGAATCATCAGTGCACCTCCTCATAAACCATTTGGAGAGATGATCTTAGGCTCCGATTTCTTCGGGTATAGCATCCTCGATCAACTGATTGTCGGGGCAAAGTATACCCTCCTATTTGCACTGGTTGTCGCTTCCCTAAGGGTGATTGGTGGATTCTATCTAGGTATTGCCTATCATTTTCATTTAAAAGAAAACAGGAAAAACTGGCTTGATCGAATGGTTGATTCCATTCATTTCCTGCCTTTAAGTCTCATTGCGTATCTTCTATTAAGACCTGTGCTTTGGGGATTGCCCGTTTTGGGATGGGAACACTCCATTTTTGAAAGACTCGTTTTTGAAGCTGTCGTCTTGACGATTCTTGTGCTGCCGTTAACGACAGTTTTAATAGGGAATGAACTGAAGTTATTAGGAAAACAGGATTTTGTCCTGTCGGCGAAGCTCTTAGGGGGAAGTAATCGGCATTTGCTGTGGACGCACCTATTCCCACATCTGGCACCACGACTATTCATTATATGGGGACAGCAATTTATCCAAACGCTTCTCATCCTTGTGCACCTGGGATTGTTTCATCTGTTCCTGGGTGGAACGATCATTACAGGAGGACTGGTACCCGATCCTCCGAAATCAGGAACATTTGAATGGTCAGGTCTGATCAGTTCCACTAAAGATTCCCTGATGACCGGAAAGTACTGGATTGTCATTGCTCCGTTAGCAGCCTTTATGATTGCCATCATCGCCATGCAGTTGATTGTACAAGGTGTGAAGGAAATCCAGCAAACAAAGGTGGGGGTACTGGTGAACAACACTCCAATTAAGAATAAACATGAGCTGGTCAAGAACAAAACCTACCGTCCAGTGGTGGAAGACTTCCATTTGGTTCGGCAACAATCCTTTAAGGGATAG
- a CDS encoding helix-hairpin-helix domain-containing protein, with translation MSRKSPKLPLTDEERSALRKEKIRLGDIFELSPDVLSEKLNISMARARYLVGMSIFQRIPSIGPNMAHNVVKDLGFHSYEDIKNEKGEDLIIDLEKKYGVWMDPCVEDSLRCVVHHANNPNSTKNWWDFTTQRKNYRQTHGYPSDRPTKAWDEGRTS, from the coding sequence GTGAGTAGAAAGAGTCCTAAATTACCACTAACCGATGAGGAAAGATCGGCACTTCGTAAAGAGAAAATCAGACTGGGAGACATCTTCGAACTGTCTCCCGATGTGTTAAGTGAAAAACTAAACATCTCTATGGCTAGAGCCCGGTACTTAGTAGGCATGTCCATTTTCCAACGAATTCCGTCGATCGGACCGAATATGGCGCATAATGTGGTTAAAGATCTTGGATTTCATTCATACGAAGACATTAAGAATGAAAAAGGGGAAGACCTCATTATAGACCTGGAAAAGAAGTACGGCGTCTGGATGGACCCGTGCGTGGAAGACTCCCTCAGGTGCGTCGTCCACCACGCAAACAATCCAAACTCCACCAAAAACTGGTGGGACTTCACCACCCAAAGAAAAAACTACCGCCAAACCCACGGTTACCCCAGTGACCGTCCAACCAAAGCCTGGGATGAGGGACGGACCTCATAA
- a CDS encoding divergent polysaccharide deacetylase family protein produces MRVLFICFLLPFFFHASSSARNILPLPAHHNELAIVIDDLGNDMKGTEEILKLPVTLTIAVMPFLPTTRQDAEKAHGLGHEVIVHLPMEPMSGKASWLGPGAITTSLSNDEIRKRVEKAIEEVPYAVGVNHHMGSKATADERVMRIVLEVCKEKGLFYLDSKTTGKSVIPKLAKELDVPYLENELFFDDVYTVQHIGKQAKLLSKELDSDTSTIAIGHVGVTGIKVATMLEEFLPLYEKKASIVPLSDLIPEYHLIDESMP; encoded by the coding sequence ATGAGAGTCCTATTCATCTGTTTTCTATTGCCGTTCTTTTTTCATGCGTCATCTTCTGCAAGAAACATTCTGCCCCTTCCAGCCCATCACAATGAACTCGCAATCGTTATTGATGATTTAGGAAACGACATGAAGGGAACAGAAGAAATCCTGAAATTACCCGTCACCTTGACGATTGCAGTTATGCCCTTTCTGCCCACAACAAGGCAAGATGCGGAGAAGGCACATGGGCTTGGCCATGAGGTCATCGTCCATCTACCCATGGAACCGATGTCAGGGAAAGCAAGTTGGCTTGGGCCAGGGGCAATCACCACTTCACTTTCAAATGACGAAATCCGGAAAAGAGTAGAAAAGGCGATTGAAGAGGTTCCCTACGCAGTAGGCGTCAATCACCATATGGGTTCAAAAGCCACAGCTGATGAGAGGGTCATGAGGATCGTTTTAGAGGTATGCAAGGAAAAGGGTTTATTTTATTTGGATAGTAAAACAACAGGAAAGAGCGTCATTCCCAAGCTTGCGAAAGAATTGGACGTTCCCTATCTTGAAAATGAATTATTCTTTGATGATGTCTATACCGTCCAGCATATCGGAAAGCAAGCCAAGCTCCTTTCTAAAGAATTGGACAGTGACACTTCCACCATTGCCATAGGTCATGTCGGGGTCACAGGAATCAAGGTCGCAACCATGCTTGAAGAGTTTCTTCCACTTTATGAGAAAAAAGCATCCATTGTACCACTGTCAGATTTAATACCTGAATATCATTTGATTGATGAGAGCATGCCTTGA
- a CDS encoding (S)-benzoin forming benzil reductase, with protein sequence MDYAIVTGATRGLGESIAKLFIEKGIGLINVSRSNNERLQKLAGEKEVSYDFFPCDLAQSGETEAVFREVGTKVFGYQPDRVYVVHNAGVVTPINRSGEVENQALETSVHVNLLSPMISTNEMIKAARGSDSKMIMINISSGAGSRPVYGWSTYCATKAGVNMLTETISLELSKKHSRHQAIAFSPGVMNTDMQGEIRSSSKEAFVDVEAFQRYKEEGMLRETDTVADALVKLVTESELESGKLYHVNDLL encoded by the coding sequence ATGGATTATGCAATTGTAACGGGAGCAACAAGAGGCTTAGGTGAATCGATCGCCAAGCTATTTATTGAAAAAGGCATAGGGTTGATCAATGTTTCCAGATCAAATAACGAAAGACTGCAAAAGCTTGCCGGGGAAAAAGAGGTATCGTATGACTTCTTTCCATGCGATCTTGCACAATCAGGAGAAACAGAAGCGGTCTTCCGTGAAGTGGGGACGAAGGTATTCGGATATCAACCGGACAGAGTCTATGTTGTCCATAATGCCGGTGTGGTGACACCAATCAATCGGTCTGGTGAAGTAGAAAACCAAGCTCTCGAAACGAGTGTGCATGTGAATTTACTTTCTCCCATGATCTCTACCAATGAGATGATAAAAGCAGCACGGGGTTCTGACTCGAAGATGATCATGATCAATATCAGCTCAGGAGCAGGAAGTCGCCCTGTTTACGGATGGAGCACGTACTGCGCAACCAAAGCCGGTGTGAACATGCTGACAGAAACCATAAGCTTAGAGCTTTCTAAAAAGCATAGCCGCCATCAAGCGATTGCCTTCAGCCCGGGTGTGATGAATACGGATATGCAAGGAGAAATCCGTTCATCCTCTAAAGAAGCCTTTGTCGATGTAGAAGCATTTCAGCGATATAAAGAGGAAGGCATGCTTCGTGAAACAGATACGGTGGCAGATGCACTGGTCAAGCTTGTGACAGAAAGCGAACTTGAAAGTGGTAAGCTTTATCATGTAAATGATTTATTATAA
- a CDS encoding Na+/H+ antiporter NhaC family protein — MNQEKGNLLALLPLIIFVSLFLGAGIISGDFYAFPVLVSIIIASVVGLLMNRKETLTAKIERFAKGAGHPDIMIMVFIFLLAGAFSGVAEKMGAVDSTVNFALSVLPGNLIIVGLFIIAAFISLSMGTSMGTIAALAPIGVGISSGTDISMPLAMATVIGGAMFGDNLSFISDTTIAAVRTQKTEMKDKFKVNFFIVLPAAIITMVILLVLTMGNQSTVGAESFNWIKILPYLGVIIGALAGLNVFVVLLGGIVLAGIIGFIDGSFTPASYFGSVADGMTGMAEIVILSVLIGGVVELIRHNGGIQALLYHATRKIKSPQGAQLATAGLVSSTNLCTANNTISIIIAGPLAKTISENYGVDARKSASILDIFSCSVQGLIPYGAQALLVAEVAGISPISIIPYAFYPILIAVCGIIAIRFALPKFTRKTAPDANPVRS; from the coding sequence ATGAATCAAGAAAAAGGAAATTTATTGGCATTACTGCCTTTAATTATATTTGTTTCTCTGTTCCTTGGAGCAGGCATCATTTCTGGAGACTTTTATGCTTTTCCTGTATTAGTATCAATTATCATTGCATCCGTTGTAGGTCTGTTGATGAACCGGAAAGAGACGTTAACGGCTAAGATTGAGCGTTTCGCTAAAGGAGCCGGTCATCCTGATATCATGATCATGGTCTTTATCTTCCTTTTAGCAGGAGCTTTTTCAGGAGTAGCTGAAAAGATGGGAGCTGTTGATTCTACCGTAAACTTTGCCCTTTCCGTGCTGCCTGGTAACTTGATTATTGTAGGATTATTCATTATCGCTGCTTTCATTTCGTTATCGATGGGAACATCCATGGGGACGATCGCAGCACTCGCGCCAATCGGTGTCGGGATTAGTTCAGGAACAGATATTTCCATGCCGCTTGCCATGGCAACAGTCATTGGAGGAGCGATGTTCGGAGATAACTTATCATTTATTTCTGATACGACAATCGCAGCCGTTCGTACACAGAAAACGGAAATGAAGGATAAATTTAAAGTCAACTTTTTCATTGTATTACCTGCGGCAATCATCACAATGGTGATTCTTCTTGTTCTTACTATGGGGAATCAATCGACTGTCGGAGCGGAAAGCTTTAATTGGATTAAAATCCTGCCTTACCTTGGAGTGATCATCGGTGCTCTTGCAGGACTAAATGTGTTTGTTGTATTGTTAGGCGGAATTGTTTTAGCCGGAATTATTGGATTCATTGATGGAAGCTTTACCCCGGCAAGTTATTTCGGGAGTGTAGCCGATGGGATGACTGGCATGGCAGAGATTGTAATCCTTTCTGTACTGATTGGCGGGGTTGTTGAACTAATCCGTCATAACGGCGGGATTCAGGCTTTACTTTATCACGCCACCCGCAAAATCAAGTCTCCTCAGGGAGCACAGCTTGCTACAGCAGGATTAGTGAGTTCTACTAATCTTTGCACAGCAAACAACACGATTTCGATCATCATTGCCGGCCCCCTTGCTAAAACAATTAGTGAAAACTATGGAGTTGACGCCCGTAAATCAGCCAGTATCCTTGATATTTTCTCTTGTTCCGTTCAAGGGTTAATTCCATACGGAGCGCAGGCTCTGTTAGTGGCTGAAGTGGCAGGCATATCACCGATCAGCATTATCCCATATGCCTTCTACCCGATCTTAATTGCTGTTTGCGGCATTATTGCCATTCGATTTGCACTACCAAAATTCACACGCAAAACAGCACCTGACGCAAACCCGGTGCGATCTTAA
- a CDS encoding MFS transporter, with protein sequence MERTVRNQIFTLQGFYLLTFFGVGSLYPLLSVYLSESVGLNGYQIGTIMSVGPIMTIFFQPIWGMVSDTTNRPTLVLGLTSLVAGIFALGYLFMDFYYGLLIVAILVAIFQSAIIPVSDSISLKYTSKVRYNYGNIRLFGSLGFGIAVFIMGKLSEGFIGPTIIFYSFFICLVLSGFLSFRFPKERAAAKLDLKAGMKELFTMKKFLIFLAVTFLVFGPNLANNVYFGLFVEDSGGTYAGIGLAFLIAVLSEVPFMRIAGGWIDKFGLLTVAALAGAASMLRWLFYFTEPSLWLVYSSAVMQGLAIGLFIPAGLRYIKEITPSHITATAVTVYSAIGNGLGNWFSTFVGGFIYETYSIYTVYLFFAVLSLLGIFLCFVLMKEEKKNALAY encoded by the coding sequence GTGGAAAGAACTGTACGAAATCAAATTTTTACCTTACAAGGATTTTATTTATTAACGTTCTTCGGTGTTGGTAGTTTATATCCCTTACTCAGTGTGTATTTGAGTGAAAGCGTTGGATTAAACGGATATCAGATTGGAACGATCATGTCTGTAGGTCCGATCATGACGATTTTCTTCCAGCCGATTTGGGGAATGGTGAGTGACACGACCAATCGTCCCACCTTGGTTCTTGGTTTAACCTCTTTAGTGGCTGGGATCTTTGCACTCGGTTATTTGTTTATGGACTTTTACTATGGTCTGCTTATCGTGGCCATTTTAGTTGCAATCTTTCAAAGTGCAATCATTCCGGTTTCCGATAGTATTAGCTTGAAGTATACAAGTAAAGTCCGGTATAACTACGGAAATATCCGTCTGTTCGGTTCATTGGGCTTCGGGATTGCTGTCTTTATAATGGGGAAACTTTCGGAAGGTTTCATCGGACCCACCATCATCTTTTACTCTTTCTTTATCTGTCTGGTACTTTCAGGATTCCTTTCCTTTCGGTTTCCTAAGGAGAGAGCGGCAGCAAAGCTTGATTTAAAAGCAGGGATGAAAGAATTATTTACAATGAAGAAATTCCTCATTTTCTTAGCTGTAACCTTCTTAGTATTCGGTCCAAACCTGGCCAATAATGTTTACTTCGGCTTATTTGTTGAGGATTCTGGGGGGACGTATGCCGGAATCGGTCTTGCGTTTTTAATCGCCGTTTTATCAGAAGTGCCCTTTATGAGGATTGCCGGGGGATGGATTGATAAATTCGGACTATTAACGGTGGCTGCGTTAGCAGGTGCTGCGTCCATGCTCCGCTGGCTCTTTTACTTTACGGAACCTAGTCTTTGGCTGGTCTATTCATCGGCTGTGATGCAAGGACTTGCCATTGGGTTATTCATTCCGGCGGGCTTACGTTACATTAAAGAAATCACGCCTTCCCACATTACAGCAACAGCCGTTACGGTATATTCAGCAATCGGAAACGGACTGGGGAATTGGTTCAGTACCTTTGTTGGCGGTTTTATCTATGAAACGTACTCCATTTACACGGTGTACTTATTCTTCGCAGTCCTATCCCTATTAGGTATTTTCCTTTGCTTCGTTCTCATGAAAGAAGAAAAGAAGAATGCACTTGCATATTAA
- a CDS encoding DUF2187 family protein, giving the protein MENTFVYSKDNANLGDTVQFKRKKNVINGVVTTLRENTVIVKMDKNVAKKLDLPDDQTVVAHKNYVVIERAENDSQPVFVYDGWNSALKA; this is encoded by the coding sequence ATGGAGAATACATTCGTCTACTCAAAAGATAATGCTAACCTTGGAGATACCGTGCAATTTAAAAGAAAGAAGAATGTCATCAATGGTGTGGTGACCACTCTTAGAGAAAATACGGTCATCGTCAAAATGGATAAAAATGTGGCAAAAAAGCTGGATTTACCAGATGATCAAACCGTAGTGGCACATAAAAACTATGTCGTCATTGAAAGAGCTGAAAATGATTCACAACCTGTATTTGTATATGATGGGTGGAATAGCGCATTAAAAGCCTAA
- a CDS encoding YpbS family protein produces MSVHKDITKHSSKQNQLVQQFMILDERREKAIDEAVELCLAEQPFTTDKINQVTNEINALARQGVVPQRKLVTTGMVEEYVNSKLK; encoded by the coding sequence ATGAGTGTACACAAAGACATTACAAAGCATTCAAGTAAACAAAATCAATTGGTACAACAGTTTATGATATTAGATGAGCGTAGAGAAAAAGCGATCGACGAAGCTGTTGAGCTGTGTTTGGCTGAACAACCGTTTACAACGGATAAGATTAATCAGGTGACCAATGAAATCAACGCCCTTGCCCGTCAAGGTGTCGTGCCGCAGAGAAAGCTTGTCACCACTGGAATGGTTGAGGAATATGTAAACAGCAAATTAAAATAA
- the cls gene encoding cardiolipin synthase: MSILSTLLGVLFVLNLVLAGVIIFLERKDAGATWAWLMVLFFIPLLGFILYLIFGQNLSRKRLFDWEDMKKIGIDDLIQKQIHSLKEHRFPFINETSAHYQDLIYMHLLNNEALLTQDNEVQMFTHGEDKFESLLEDMEAAQDHIHLQYYIFKKDHLGKRILEKLTEKAKQGVKIRVLYDEMGSRRTRRSFFKELLAAGGEVAVFFPSKIPFINLRLNYRNHRKLVIIDGKIGYVGGFNIGDEYLGLNPKFGYWRDTHLRIVGSSSLAMQTRFILDWNQASRSKKIAYDLRYFPQSSFTGHAGVQIVTCGPDSEWEQIKNGYIKMISSAKKSIYIQTPYFIPDVSLLDSLRIAALTGVDVRIMIPNMPDHLFVYWATYSYIGELLKAGVRIYIYDNGFIHAKTIVVDDTISSVGTANIDVRSFRLNFEVNAFLYDQALSEKLSVVFCKDIDNSRELTLKEYNERPIKIKVKESVSRLLSPIL; encoded by the coding sequence ATGAGTATCCTATCTACTCTTCTAGGGGTTTTATTTGTTCTTAACCTGGTCCTCGCGGGCGTCATCATCTTCCTCGAACGAAAAGATGCCGGTGCGACATGGGCCTGGCTTATGGTTCTGTTTTTCATTCCCCTTCTCGGCTTTATTCTCTATTTAATCTTCGGTCAGAACTTAAGCAGAAAGCGATTATTCGACTGGGAAGATATGAAGAAAATCGGCATTGATGATTTAATTCAAAAGCAAATACATTCTCTGAAAGAACACCGCTTCCCTTTTATAAATGAGACGTCCGCTCATTATCAGGACCTTATTTATATGCATCTCCTGAATAATGAAGCTCTTTTGACTCAGGATAACGAAGTACAAATGTTCACCCATGGGGAGGACAAATTTGAATCCTTATTAGAAGACATGGAAGCAGCACAGGATCATATTCATCTTCAGTATTATATCTTTAAGAAAGATCACTTAGGTAAGCGCATCCTGGAGAAACTTACTGAAAAAGCAAAACAAGGTGTTAAGATCCGGGTTTTATATGATGAAATGGGCTCCCGGCGGACAAGAAGAAGCTTCTTTAAAGAACTTCTCGCTGCAGGCGGGGAAGTGGCTGTGTTTTTCCCTTCGAAAATTCCCTTTATCAATCTCCGACTAAACTATCGTAACCATCGAAAGCTCGTGATTATCGATGGGAAGATCGGGTACGTAGGCGGTTTTAACATTGGGGATGAATATCTGGGCTTGAATCCTAAGTTCGGTTATTGGCGGGATACTCACTTGCGGATTGTCGGGAGCTCTTCACTTGCCATGCAAACCCGGTTTATTCTTGATTGGAATCAAGCCAGCCGTTCGAAGAAGATTGCCTATGATTTACGATACTTTCCACAGTCTTCCTTTACCGGTCATGCCGGTGTCCAAATTGTGACATGCGGTCCTGACTCTGAATGGGAGCAGATAAAAAATGGATATATTAAGATGATTTCTTCAGCGAAGAAGTCCATTTATATTCAAACCCCTTATTTCATCCCGGACGTGAGCCTGTTGGATTCATTAAGGATTGCCGCGCTTACGGGGGTGGATGTACGCATTATGATTCCAAACATGCCTGACCATTTATTTGTCTATTGGGCGACTTATTCCTATATCGGGGAATTACTGAAGGCAGGAGTGAGGATTTATATTTATGATAATGGCTTCATACATGCCAAAACCATTGTAGTGGATGACACCATTTCTTCTGTCGGTACAGCCAATATCGATGTACGAAGCTTTCGCCTGAACTTTGAGGTTAATGCCTTTTTATATGACCAGGCACTTTCTGAAAAATTGAGCGTTGTGTTTTGCAAGGATATTGATAATAGTAGGGAATTGACGCTCAAGGAGTATAACGAAAGACCTATAAAGATCAAAGTGAAAGAATCGGTTTCAAGGCTCCTTTCCCCAATCTTATAG
- a CDS encoding alanine/glycine:cation symporter family protein — protein sequence MDILNNLVTEANSILWGYILIGVLLILGLYFTIGSKFVQIRHFGEMLRLLGDKDVVEAEGEKQISSLQAFFIGAGTRIGTGNLAGVAIALAIGGPGAVFWMWLVAILGGASAFVESTLAQIYKEKDKVGFKGGPGYYMKKQLGKPWMSSIFAVTIILSFGTTFNAVQSNTIATAFSNSFGINTFVIGIVLAGLTALIIFGGVKRIATFSSIIVPIMAVFYIVLALFVVITNITEMPGVIALIFKSAFGFEQVVGGGIGAAIMNGVKRGLFSNEAGMGSAPNAAATASVSHPVKQGFIQALGVFFDTLLVCSATAFIILTSDAYGSGLTGIELSQAAMSEHFNSWAGIFLAIAIFTFAFSSIIGSYYYGEANLPFINNSKTGLLIYRLIALGMVIFGSVASLDIVWSLADFSMALMALTNLIAIGILAPIAFKALDNYMSQRRQGLDPIFYADDIPGLKGVESWPTRGREMTKKAVNE from the coding sequence ATGGATATTTTAAACAATTTAGTCACGGAAGCAAATTCAATATTATGGGGATATATTTTAATAGGCGTACTCCTCATTTTAGGATTATACTTCACAATCGGATCTAAATTCGTTCAAATTCGCCACTTTGGTGAAATGCTTCGACTATTAGGTGATAAAGACGTGGTAGAGGCGGAAGGGGAAAAGCAAATATCATCCCTGCAAGCATTCTTTATTGGAGCAGGTACTCGAATTGGTACAGGTAATTTAGCAGGAGTAGCCATTGCCTTAGCAATTGGGGGACCTGGAGCGGTCTTCTGGATGTGGCTTGTTGCCATTCTGGGAGGAGCCAGCGCCTTTGTCGAAAGTACATTGGCCCAGATTTATAAAGAAAAAGATAAAGTTGGATTCAAGGGCGGCCCTGGCTACTATATGAAGAAACAACTGGGCAAGCCCTGGATGAGTTCGATCTTTGCTGTCACCATCATCCTTTCCTTTGGGACAACCTTTAACGCCGTTCAAAGTAACACCATCGCAACAGCTTTCAGTAACTCATTCGGAATCAATACGTTTGTTATCGGAATTGTGTTAGCTGGTTTGACTGCACTCATCATCTTCGGGGGCGTTAAACGTATAGCGACCTTTTCTTCCATTATTGTTCCGATCATGGCGGTCTTCTATATTGTTTTAGCCTTGTTTGTAGTCATTACGAATATTACGGAAATGCCGGGAGTCATTGCACTTATTTTTAAAAGTGCCTTTGGATTTGAACAAGTGGTCGGTGGTGGAATTGGTGCCGCGATTATGAACGGTGTAAAGCGCGGACTATTCTCCAATGAAGCCGGTATGGGTAGCGCGCCGAATGCTGCCGCTACAGCATCTGTTTCTCACCCGGTCAAACAAGGGTTCATTCAAGCACTTGGGGTATTCTTTGATACGCTGCTCGTTTGTTCTGCAACCGCGTTTATCATCTTAACTTCAGATGCGTACGGTTCCGGGCTGACGGGTATCGAGCTATCTCAAGCAGCCATGTCTGAGCACTTTAACTCATGGGCTGGTATTTTCTTAGCGATTGCCATTTTCACCTTTGCCTTTAGTTCCATCATTGGAAGCTATTACTACGGGGAAGCCAATCTTCCATTCATTAATAATAGTAAGACTGGACTTCTGATTTATCGCCTCATTGCTTTAGGAATGGTGATCTTCGGTTCTGTTGCAAGCCTTGATATTGTTTGGAGCTTAGCGGACTTTTCCATGGCATTGATGGCTCTTACCAACTTGATTGCCATCGGTATTTTAGCACCAATTGCCTTTAAAGCATTGGACAACTATATGAGTCAGCGTCGACAAGGATTGGACCCGATCTTCTATGCAGATGACATCCCAGGTTTAAAGGGTGTCGAAAGCTGGCCTACCCGTGGGCGCGAGATGACTAAAAAAGCTGTGAATGAATAA